The DNA region ATGCTGACCGCGAAGACCGACACCGTCGACGTGGTGGTGGGCCTGGAGTCCGGCGCCGACGACTACGTCACCAAGCCGTTCAAGCCCAAGGAGCTGGTGGCCCGGGTGCGCGCCCGGCTGCGCCGCGCCGAGGAGCCGACGCCCGAGCAGCTGACCATCGGCGACCTGGTGATCGACGTGGCCGGCCACTCGGTGAAGCGGGACGGGCGCAGCATCCCGCTGACCCCGCTGGAGTTCGACCTGCTGGTCGCGCTGGCCCGCAAGCCCTGGCAGGTGTTCACCCGCGAGGTGCTGCTGGAGCAGGTCTGGGGCTACCGCCACGCGGCGGACACCCGGCTCGTCAACGTCCATGTGCAGCGTCTGCGTTCCAAGATCGAGAAGGACCCGGAGCGTCCGGAGATCGTGGTGACCGTCCGCGGCGTCGGCTACAAGGCCGGACCCAGCTGACGTGACGGACCGGGCTGAGGACACCCCGTCGGGTTCCGCGACCGACGGGGCGGGGGCCGTGCGCGGAGACGTGCTGAGTTCGACCACCCGCCGCCGTCGCGGCCCCTCCGGAGTGTTCTGCCTGATGAAGCGTCGGTTCCGTCGCCCCGCGCGCCAGGTGAC from Kitasatospora cathayae includes:
- the mtrA gene encoding MtrAB system response regulator MtrA, which codes for MKGRVLVVDDDSALAEMLGIVLRGEGFEPFFVADGDKALAAFRESKPDLVLLDLMLPGRDGIDVCRQIRAESGVPIVMLTAKTDTVDVVVGLESGADDYVTKPFKPKELVARVRARLRRAEEPTPEQLTIGDLVIDVAGHSVKRDGRSIPLTPLEFDLLVALARKPWQVFTREVLLEQVWGYRHAADTRLVNVHVQRLRSKIEKDPERPEIVVTVRGVGYKAGPS